In one window of Ruminococcus hominis DNA:
- a CDS encoding DNA topoisomerase III, translated as MSKHLVIAEKPSVARDIARVLHCNKKTNNYIEGNDYVVTWALGHLVTLADPEEYGKEYQTWSMDTLPMLPKHWKLVVIKQTGKQYHAIKDLIYRKDISDIIIATDAGREGELVARWILEKANNKKPLKRLWISSVTDKAILDGFAHLKPGKSYEPLYHAAVARAESDWIVGINATRALTCKYNAQLSCGRVQTPTLAMIAAREQEIHSFKPKSYYGLKAIADGITFTWTDKKSHSPRTFDKERLQKLQSSGKNDFVITDIQKKEKHSFSPALYDLTALQQEANQRYGYSAKQTLNIMQRLYENHKVLTYPRTDSRYLTEDMVGTLKERLQSCAVGPYKRVALKLANKPIKANKSFVNNKKVSDHHAIIPTEQFVQLENMSNEERKIYDMVVRRFLAVLCPASEYEDTTVTASYNNETFLAKGTIYKTPGWREVYEDSNYSDVDCDEEELPMQAASDSLMKLKSGMQLCVKTFAITEGKTKPPAYFTEGTLIAAMENPVKYLANRDKTIVKTLGETGGLGTVATRADIIEKLFNSFLMEKKGNEIHITSKGKQLLELVPEDLKKPELTASWELRLQAIAKGTQSDKQFMDEIQNYTKQLISEIKSANGTFRHDNMTRTKCPECGKFMLEVNGKHGKMLVCQDRECGHRETISQHTNARCPVCHKKMDLIGKGDGQRFVCVCGHKEKLSAFEERKKKEGKGANKRDVNQYLKKQAKEAKEPINNAFAEAFAKLKL; from the coding sequence ATGAGCAAACACTTAGTAATTGCAGAAAAACCTTCAGTAGCGCGGGATATTGCCCGCGTTCTTCACTGTAATAAGAAAACCAATAATTATATTGAAGGAAATGATTATGTTGTAACCTGGGCACTTGGCCATCTTGTCACATTGGCAGACCCGGAAGAATATGGAAAAGAATATCAAACATGGAGTATGGATACTTTACCGATGCTCCCAAAGCACTGGAAACTGGTAGTCATCAAGCAGACCGGAAAACAGTATCATGCAATCAAGGATCTCATTTACCGAAAAGATATCAGCGACATCATTATCGCTACAGATGCCGGACGTGAAGGCGAACTTGTTGCCCGCTGGATTCTTGAGAAAGCAAACAATAAAAAACCACTAAAGAGACTCTGGATTTCTTCCGTTACAGATAAGGCCATTCTGGATGGATTTGCCCACCTTAAACCAGGAAAAAGCTACGAGCCGCTTTATCACGCAGCTGTCGCACGTGCTGAATCCGACTGGATCGTTGGCATCAATGCCACACGTGCACTGACATGTAAATATAATGCCCAGCTCTCCTGCGGCCGCGTCCAGACACCTACACTTGCCATGATTGCTGCCAGAGAACAGGAAATCCACTCTTTCAAGCCAAAATCCTACTACGGATTAAAAGCCATTGCAGACGGAATCACATTTACATGGACGGATAAAAAGTCGCATTCTCCTCGCACTTTTGACAAGGAAAGATTACAGAAACTCCAATCTTCCGGGAAAAATGATTTCGTGATTACAGATATTCAGAAAAAGGAAAAACATTCTTTCTCACCGGCACTTTATGACCTGACTGCATTACAGCAAGAAGCGAATCAGCGCTATGGTTATTCCGCAAAGCAAACGCTAAATATCATGCAGCGGCTCTACGAGAATCACAAGGTTCTTACTTATCCAAGAACAGATTCCCGTTACCTGACCGAAGATATGGTTGGCACATTAAAAGAGCGTCTTCAGTCCTGTGCTGTCGGACCTTACAAACGCGTTGCTTTAAAGCTCGCAAACAAACCGATCAAGGCAAATAAATCTTTTGTAAATAATAAAAAAGTAAGTGACCATCATGCGATCATTCCAACTGAACAATTTGTACAGCTGGAAAATATGAGCAACGAAGAGCGTAAAATTTATGATATGGTCGTGCGTCGTTTCCTTGCCGTTCTTTGCCCGGCTTCCGAATACGAAGACACCACCGTCACCGCTTCATACAATAATGAAACATTTCTCGCAAAAGGAACTATTTACAAGACTCCTGGCTGGCGCGAGGTTTATGAAGACAGCAATTATTCTGATGTCGACTGTGACGAAGAAGAACTTCCTATGCAGGCTGCCTCAGATTCCTTAATGAAATTAAAATCCGGCATGCAGCTTTGTGTAAAAACATTTGCCATTACAGAAGGAAAAACAAAGCCACCTGCATATTTTACAGAAGGTACTTTAATTGCCGCAATGGAAAATCCGGTGAAATATCTCGCAAACCGAGATAAAACAATCGTAAAAACGCTCGGTGAGACCGGTGGACTTGGAACAGTTGCAACCAGAGCCGATATCATCGAAAAGCTATTTAACAGTTTTCTCATGGAGAAAAAGGGAAATGAAATCCACATCACTTCTAAAGGGAAACAGCTTTTGGAACTTGTACCTGAAGATTTGAAGAAACCTGAACTTACAGCATCCTGGGAATTACGCCTTCAGGCTATAGCCAAAGGAACTCAGTCTGACAAACAATTTATGGATGAAATACAGAATTATACAAAACAGTTGATTTCTGAGATCAAATCTGCCAACGGAACCTTCCGCCACGATAATATGACTCGTACAAAATGTCCTGAATGCGGAAAATTTATGCTGGAGGTAAATGGAAAACATGGTAAGATGCTCGTGTGTCAGGATCGTGAATGTGGCCACCGCGAAACCATTTCCCAGCATACAAACGCCCGATGTCCTGTATGCCATAAGAAAATGGATTTAATCGGAAAAGGAGATGGACAGCGATTTGTCTGTGTATGCGGTCACAAAGAAAAGCTAAGTGCCTTTGAAGAACGCAAAAAGAAAGAGGGAAAAGGTGCCAACAAACGAGATGTAAATCAGTATTTAAAAAAGCAGGCAAAAGAAGCAAAAGAGCCAATCAATAACGCATTTGCGGAAGCATTTGCAAAATTGAAGCTGTGA
- the hydG gene encoding [FeFe] hydrogenase H-cluster radical SAM maturase HydG, with protein MYDVNSKHADDFINHEEILDTLAYADENKHNEALINSLIEKAKLRKGLSHREASVLLACDIEEKNQEIYKLAEQIKKDFYGNRIVMFAPLYLSNYCVNGCTYCPYHMKNKHIARKKLTQDEIRKEVIALQDMGHKRLALEAGEDPVHNTMDYYLECIKTIYSIKHKNGAIRRVNINIAATTVDNYRLLKEAGIGTYILFQETYHKESYLELHPTGPKHDYDYHTEAMDRAMEGGIDDVGIGVLFGLDKYRYEFAGLLMHAEHLEAAFGVGPHTISVPRLRHADDIDADSFDNGIDDDTFAKIVACIRIAVPYTGMIISTRESQKTRERVLHLGVSQISGGSKTSVGGYAEPEPDDAKSEQFDVSDTRTLDEVVKWLMELGYIPSFCTACYREGRTGDRFMSLCKSGQIQNCCHPNALMTLKEYLMDYASPATKAIGDKLIEREVFNVPNEKARAVVRENLRLIEENNRRDFRF; from the coding sequence ATGTATGACGTAAATTCAAAACATGCTGATGACTTTATCAATCACGAGGAGATTTTAGACACACTTGCCTATGCAGACGAGAACAAGCACAACGAGGCTCTGATTAACTCTTTGATTGAGAAGGCAAAGCTTAGAAAAGGACTGTCACACCGAGAAGCGTCTGTTCTTCTTGCTTGTGATATTGAAGAAAAAAATCAGGAGATTTATAAACTGGCTGAACAGATCAAGAAAGATTTTTATGGAAATCGTATCGTTATGTTTGCGCCGCTTTATTTATCAAATTATTGTGTCAATGGCTGCACCTACTGTCCGTATCATATGAAGAACAAGCATATTGCAAGAAAGAAGCTTACTCAGGATGAGATCCGCAAGGAAGTGATTGCTCTGCAGGATATGGGACACAAGCGTCTGGCTTTAGAAGCCGGAGAAGATCCGGTACATAACACAATGGATTATTATCTGGAATGTATTAAGACTATCTATAGCATTAAGCATAAGAATGGTGCTATCCGTCGTGTCAATATCAATATTGCGGCAACAACTGTTGACAATTACCGCTTGTTGAAAGAAGCCGGCATCGGAACTTATATCTTATTCCAGGAAACTTATCATAAAGAGAGCTATCTGGAATTGCATCCGACAGGACCAAAACATGATTATGACTACCACACAGAGGCTATGGATCGTGCTATGGAAGGTGGCATTGACGATGTCGGAATCGGTGTACTCTTTGGCCTGGACAAATATCGTTACGAATTTGCAGGTCTTTTAATGCATGCTGAACACCTTGAAGCAGCATTTGGGGTTGGACCTCATACGATCAGTGTTCCTCGACTCCGTCATGCAGATGATATTGATGCAGATTCTTTTGATAACGGAATTGATGACGATACATTTGCCAAGATCGTTGCCTGCATCCGAATTGCCGTACCTTACACAGGTATGATTATTTCTACAAGAGAAAGTCAGAAGACAAGAGAACGTGTTCTTCATCTCGGTGTCTCTCAGATCAGTGGCGGTTCTAAGACAAGTGTCGGCGGCTATGCTGAGCCGGAACCGGACGATGCCAAATCAGAACAGTTTGACGTCAGCGATACACGTACATTGGACGAAGTTGTCAAATGGCTGATGGAACTTGGCTATATTCCAAGCTTCTGTACTGCATGTTATCGCGAAGGACGTACCGGTGACCGTTTTATGTCACTGTGCAAGAGTGGACAGATTCAGAACTGCTGCCATCCGAATGCATTGATGACATTGAAAGAATATTTAATGGATTATGCAAGTCCTGCCACCAAAGCAATCGGTGATAAACTTATTGAAAGAGAAGTGTTCAATGTACCAAACGAAAAAGCTCGTGCAGTTGTGCGTGAAAATCTCCGATTGATTGAAGAAAATAATCGCCGCGATTTCCGTTTTTAG
- the hydF gene encoding [FeFe] hydrogenase H-cluster maturation GTPase HydF translates to MSLNATPSSNRIHIGIFGRRNAGKSSIINAITGQNLAIVSDVKGTTTDPVLKAMELLPLGPVVIIDTPGLDDIGELGELRIQKAYQMLNKTDIAVLVIDSTLGATVEDLNILTRIIDKHIPYIVVWNKCDISKTDVPSSLPDTVSPKQCISVSAKTNTNIHELKELIAAQLPQTINEKHIVGDLIKPLDTVVLVIPIDSSAPKGRLILPQQQTIRDLLESNAISIVVKETELEDTLKKLPAPPQLVITDSQAFKKVAAIVPKDVPLTSFSILFARYKGNLKTVVNGAHTLDSLLDEDILLISEGCTHHRQCEDIGTVKLPNWIRSYTGKDIQFEFTSGTEFPTDLSKYRMIIHCGGCTLNEREMKYRLQCAEDQNIPITNYGTAIAHMNGILERSIEFF, encoded by the coding sequence ATGAGTTTAAATGCAACACCTTCTTCCAACCGTATCCATATTGGAATTTTTGGCAGACGCAACGCCGGAAAATCCAGCATTATCAATGCAATCACAGGACAGAATCTGGCCATCGTATCAGATGTAAAAGGTACTACTACAGATCCTGTCCTCAAGGCTATGGAACTGTTACCTCTCGGTCCTGTGGTTATTATCGATACTCCCGGACTTGATGATATCGGGGAACTCGGAGAACTTCGAATCCAAAAAGCATATCAGATGCTAAACAAAACCGATATCGCTGTTCTTGTTATCGACAGCACTCTCGGTGCCACGGTTGAAGATTTAAATATTCTTACTCGAATTATAGATAAACACATACCCTATATTGTTGTATGGAATAAGTGTGATATATCCAAAACTGATGTGCCATCCTCACTGCCAGATACCGTTTCTCCGAAACAATGTATCTCTGTCAGTGCGAAAACAAATACGAATATCCACGAACTAAAAGAATTAATTGCCGCACAGCTTCCTCAAACTATAAATGAGAAACACATCGTTGGTGATTTAATAAAACCTCTGGATACTGTGGTTCTGGTTATCCCGATTGATTCCTCTGCTCCTAAGGGAAGATTAATTCTCCCACAGCAGCAAACCATTCGCGATCTGCTAGAATCCAATGCAATTTCTATCGTAGTAAAAGAAACTGAATTAGAGGACACACTCAAAAAGTTGCCAGCTCCTCCACAGCTTGTCATCACAGATAGTCAGGCATTCAAAAAAGTAGCTGCAATCGTACCAAAAGATGTACCTCTCACTTCATTTTCAATTTTGTTTGCACGATATAAAGGCAATTTGAAAACAGTCGTAAACGGAGCACACACATTAGATTCTCTGCTAGATGAAGACATCCTTCTCATATCAGAAGGATGCACACATCACAGACAATGCGAAGATATCGGTACGGTCAAACTGCCAAACTGGATTCGAAGCTATACCGGCAAAGATATTCAATTTGAATTCACAAGTGGAACGGAATTTCCAACAGATTTAAGTAAATATCGTATGATCATTCATTGTGGTGGATGTACACTAAATGAAAGAGAAATGAAATACCGGCTGCAATGTGCCGAAGATCAGAATATTCCTATTACCAATTACGGAACAGCGATTGCACATATGAATGGGATATTAGAGCGAAGTATTGAATTTTTTTGA